A genomic window from Mesorhizobium sp. 131-2-1 includes:
- the rplP gene encoding 50S ribosomal protein L16: MLQPKRTKFRKQFKGRIHGTAKGGTNLDFGGFGLKALEPNRVTAREIEAARRAITREMKRAGRVWIRVFPDLPVTSKPTEVRMGKGKGAVDYWAARVKPGRIMFEIDGVSEETAREALRLGAAKLSVRTRFVQRIAE; this comes from the coding sequence ATGCTGCAGCCAAAGCGCACAAAGTTCCGCAAGCAGTTCAAGGGCCGCATCCATGGTACCGCCAAGGGCGGCACCAACCTGGATTTCGGCGGTTTCGGACTGAAGGCGCTTGAGCCGAACCGCGTCACCGCGCGCGAGATCGAGGCGGCCCGCCGCGCGATCACCCGCGAGATGAAGCGCGCCGGCCGCGTCTGGATCCGGGTGTTCCCGGATCTGCCGGTCACCTCGAAGCCGACCGAAGTGCGTATGGGTAAGGGCAAGGGCGCCGTCGACTACTGGGCGGCGCGCGTCAAGCCCGGCCGCATCATGTTCGAGATCGACGGCGTCAGCGAAGAGACGGCGCGCGAGGCGCTGCGCCTCGGCGCTGCGAAGCTCTCGGTCAGGACGCGCTTCGTACAGCGCATCGCAGAATAA
- the rpmC gene encoding 50S ribosomal protein L29 yields the protein MKAEDIRTKTQDQLTDDLASLKKEQFNLRFQKATGQLEKTARVKQVRRDIARIKTIAAEKSAAKKA from the coding sequence ATGAAAGCCGAAGACATCCGGACCAAGACCCAGGACCAGCTGACCGACGACCTGGCCAGCCTGAAGAAGGAGCAGTTCAACCTGCGCTTCCAGAAGGCCACCGGTCAGCTCGAGAAGACCGCGCGCGTGAAGCAGGTCCGCAGGGACATAGCGCGCATCAAGACCATCGCCGCGGAAAAGTCCGCGGCCAAGAAGGCTTAA
- the rpsQ gene encoding 30S ribosomal protein S17 yields MPKRILQGTVVSDKNEKTVVVKVERRFTHPVMKKTVRMTKKYKAHDENNAHKVGDQVFIQESKPISKDKRWIVVSSDQA; encoded by the coding sequence ATGCCAAAGCGCATTCTGCAGGGCACCGTCGTCAGCGACAAGAACGAGAAGACGGTCGTCGTCAAGGTCGAACGGCGCTTCACGCATCCCGTGATGAAGAAGACCGTGCGCATGACCAAGAAGTACAAGGCGCACGACGAGAACAACGCCCACAAGGTCGGCGACCAGGTGTTCATCCAGGAATCGAAGCCGATTTCCAAGGACAAGCGCTGGATCGTCGTGTCTTCGGACCAGGCGTAA
- the rplN gene encoding 50S ribosomal protein L14, with translation MIQMQTNLDVADNSGARRVMCIKVLGGSKRKYASVGDIIVVSIKEAIPRGRVKKGDVMKAVVVRTAKDIRRPDGSVIRFDKNAAVLVDNKKEPIGTRIFGPVPRELRAKNHMKIISLAPEVL, from the coding sequence ATGATTCAGATGCAAACAAACCTCGACGTCGCGGATAATTCCGGCGCCCGTCGTGTCATGTGCATCAAGGTGCTGGGCGGCTCGAAGCGGAAATACGCTTCCGTTGGCGACATCATCGTGGTGTCGATCAAGGAAGCCATTCCGCGCGGCCGCGTGAAGAAGGGCGATGTGATGAAGGCGGTCGTGGTTCGCACGGCCAAGGACATCCGCCGCCCGGACGGCAGCGTGATCCGTTTCGACAAGAACGCGGCCGTTCTCGTCGACAATAAGAAAGAGCCGATCGGCACGCGTATCTTCGGACCGGTTCCGCGCGAACTCCGCGCCAAGAACCACATGAAGATCATCTCGCTCGCGCCTGAAGTGCTGTAA
- the rplX gene encoding 50S ribosomal protein L24 — protein sequence MQKIRKGDKVVVLAGKDKGRSGEVLSVQPKEDTALVRGVNLIRRHQKQSQSQEGGIITKEAPIHLSNIALADPKDGKPTRVGFAIQKDGKKVRVAKRSGEVING from the coding sequence ATGCAGAAGATCAGAAAAGGCGACAAGGTCGTCGTTCTTGCCGGCAAGGACAAGGGCCGTTCGGGCGAAGTCCTGTCGGTGCAGCCGAAGGAAGACACCGCGCTGGTGCGTGGCGTCAACCTGATCCGCCGTCACCAGAAGCAGTCCCAGTCCCAAGAGGGCGGGATCATCACCAAGGAAGCGCCGATCCACCTGTCGAACATCGCGCTGGCCGACCCCAAGGACGGCAAGCCGACCCGCGTCGGTTTCGCCATCCAGAAGGACGGCAAGAAGGTGCGCGTCGCCAAGCGTTCGGGAGAAGTCATCAATGGCTAA